The genomic segment TCTTGGAGTTATTCATACTTTAATTGCTATTGGAATTTTAAATTTTACCGATAATTTATTTTTCTGGAATGTACTTTATTTACCAATAATTTCGATATCAATTGCATTTATGATTCCTTATTTTACAAAAATAAAAACAGCTACAAAATGGATTTTAAACCCCATCTCTTTTATAAGTATTACTTCTTATGCTATTTATTTACTGCATAATTCCGTTGTTTTACATTTAATGAAACATTATTATCCTGTTGAAAATTTATCAACAAACAGTATTGTATTCTATTGTTTTATATATCTTTTAATTACATTAATTTTATCTTATGTTTTGTATCGTTTTTTCGAAAAACCAATGACAGATTTAAGAGAAAATAATTCCAAAAAATATTCTAATGAGCTTTAAAATCGGCTTTAAATTAATTTTTATATTTTTTATTTTGATGTTTTTTTCTTGTGAAAATTCTTCGAAAAAAGTTCCTATAATTAGTAATACATTCAATATTCATAAAGCCGAAATCGATGCTTTTCAGTTTAGAAATCAATTTAATGAAGCCTTTGATTTTTATTCTCTAAAGGGAAATGTGCATCTGGTAAACTTTTTCTTTACAACCTGTAAAACAATTTGCCCAATGATGGAAATTCCTTTAAATGATTTGGCTGAAAACAATGCTGATGTAAAATTTATCTCTTTCACCATTGACCCTGAGAATGATACGATTCCTGTTTTAAAAGAATATTACGACCGTACAAAAAGTACAAATAGAATATTTTTAAGAGGTACACAAAAAGAACTTTCAAAAATAGCAACATATTATTTAAGTTCTATTAGCAATAAAGATAATGAAATTTTATATCACACCAGTTATGTAATTTTATTGGACAAAAAAATGCAAATTAGGGGACTGTATAATTCTTTAGATAAAGACGATTTGACTTTTTTAAAGGAAGATATTCTTATTCTCTTAAAAGAGTAAATTTAGATAAAACAAATTTTGGGTAAAAAAAATCCCAAATCAATAAAATTTGATTGGGATTTAATTAAAGTTGTTAAGTTAAATTTAGCTTCTAAACTTATTGTTGGTTATGA from the Polaribacter cellanae genome contains:
- a CDS encoding SCO family protein; the protein is MSFKIGFKLIFIFFILMFFSCENSSKKVPIISNTFNIHKAEIDAFQFRNQFNEAFDFYSLKGNVHLVNFFFTTCKTICPMMEIPLNDLAENNADVKFISFTIDPENDTIPVLKEYYDRTKSTNRIFLRGTQKELSKIATYYLSSISNKDNEILYHTSYVILLDKKMQIRGLYNSLDKDDLTFLKEDILILLKE